In a single window of the Lineus longissimus chromosome 4, tnLinLong1.2, whole genome shotgun sequence genome:
- the LOC135486337 gene encoding P2X purinoceptor 7-like, translated as MAAASMASEDCAGDLFDDDLVVDEGNGVIQPYMYEPVVESARDDSDSCSDSGEGDDGEMEDERLDRIGNINWCHCGVCTPQEKGRESLCCSDYSPVQAKKDELKVECITQHPGFSSTCLDRWVLEMSMYHYIEEQGQIGDDQPIHKLYRYVAYRNLVRWVWKRLGRRNRLPLPVCARDKIRAAWPAPDNDGYTGFKYPTFN; from the exons atggcggctgcaAGCATGGCGAGCGAAGATTGTGCGGGAGATTTGTTTGATGACGATTTGGTTGTTGATGAAGGCAATGGTGTGATTCAACCCTACATGTACGAGCCAGTAGTGGAGAGTGCGAGAGACGATTCAGATTCTTGTTCTGATTCGGGCGAAGGTGATGATGGGGAGATGGAGGATGAGCGACTTGATCGCATCGGAAATATCAATTG GTGTCATTGTGGTGTCTGCACTCCACAAGAGAAGGGGAGGGAATCCTTGTGCTGCTCAGACTATTCACCAGTCCAGGCCAAGAAGGATGAGCTGAAAGTAGAGTGCATCACGCAACACCCAGGTTTTTCCAGCACCTGTCTTGATAGATGGGTGCTGGAAATGTCGATGTATCACTACATCGAAGAGCAGGGACAAATAGGCGATGACCAGCCCATTCACAA GTTATATCGATACGTGGCCTATAGGAACCTTGTCCGTTGGGTTTGGAAGAGGTTGGGGAGAAGGAACCGTTTGCCGCTCCCTGTTTGTGCTCGGGACAAGATACGTGCTGCTTGGCCTGCTCCGGACAATGACGGGTACACAGGATTCAAGTATCCTACGTTCAATTGA
- the LOC135486338 gene encoding peroxynitrite isomerase THAP4-like, with protein sequence MVYCVAPNCSSDSTKVLKVDGVGYYNFPRDKKARKVWVRRMHRPSSWVPSLGARVCSKHFVAGDYLLDPAICRAIGFDPKKRLLKPGAFPTLFSHGEGDAMDGTPTTSAPRSAVQKRAHQQAVAEAVAGYNVLYGEEAEEAAEQDDGFLMADEGRFEEVGNHLIEDAVLPQSLDDLEVLPQVARPTRNLR encoded by the exons atggTTTACTGCGTCGCACCAAACTGCAGCAGTGATTCAACGAAGGTGTTGAAAGTAGATGGGGTCGGTTATTACAATTTTCCTCGCGACAAGAAGGCCCGAAAAGTATGGGTAAGACGCATGCATCGTCCGTCTTCTTGGGTCCCGTCTCTCGGTGCGAGGGTATGTTCGAAGCACTTCGTTGCCGGAGATTACCTGCTGGACCCAGCCATATGCCGTGCGATAGGATTTGACCCTAAAAAACGCCTGCTGAAGCCAGGTGCCTTCCCTACACTCTTCAGTCATGGTGAAGGCGATGCCATGGATGGTACGCCTACGACCAGTGCGCCGCGGTCAGCTGTGCAGAAGAGGGCACATCAGCAg GCTGTAGCAGAGGCGGTAGCGGGATACAACGTGTTGTATGGAGAGGAGGCGGAGGAGGCAGCTGAGCAGGATGATGGTTTTTTGATGGCTGATGAAGGCCGATTTGAGGAGGTTGGCAATCACCTGATAGAGGATGCAGTACTGCCACAGAGTTTAGACGATTTGGAGGTTTTGCCACAA GTAGCAAGGCCCACAAGGAACTTACGCTGA
- the LOC135487039 gene encoding tRNA-dihydrouridine(20a/20b) synthase [NAD(P)+]-like isoform X1, whose amino-acid sequence MAEDDCNRWIKPIYLLNNNNVTKICAPMVRYSKLGFRTLVRKYGCDLAYTPMTICDSFIKSQKARDSEFTTNKTDRPLIVQFAARNAEELAEAAEIVVPFADGVGLNCGCPQKWAVSSGYGACLLKKPELLADMVRQVKSRVPDDFTMSVKIRLHSHLRTTVDMCQKAEHAGAAWVAVHGRRADQRTEPVELEAIKQIKDSLGIPVVANGDIKSLADIRMVKEATGVNGVMVARGLLENPAMFAGYDYTPLECIRDWVDISMSTGTPFQTFHHHLIEMLQCNLSSAERRIFNSLTSTSATIDYVEEHFGA is encoded by the exons ATGGCAGAAGATGATTGTAATAGGTGGATCAAACCCATTTATTTGCTAAATAACAACAATGTCACTAAAATATGCGCACCGATGGTTCGATATTCGAA GCTGGGCTTCAGAACATTGGTCAGAAAGTATGGGTGTGACCTAGCCTACACACCTATGACAATCTGTGACTCGTTCATCAAATCACAGAAAGCCAGAGACAGCGAGTTCACCACCAACAAAACTGATCGTCCCTTGATTGTCCAGTTTGCAGCTCGGAATGCTGAAGAGTTGGCTGAAGCAGCAGAAATTGTTGTGCC ATTCGCTGATGGCGTTGGCCTGAACTGTGGCTGTCCCCAAAA ATGGGCGGTGTCTTCTGGTTATGGTGCTTGTTTGTTAAAGAAGCCCGAGCTCTTGGCTGACATGGTGCGACAAGTCAAGTCTCGCGTTCCAGATGACTTCACCATGTCTGTGAAGATCAGACTGCACTCGCACCTCAG GACCACTGTTGATATGTGTCAGAAAGCAGAGCACGCTGGTGCAGCATGGGTAGCTGTCCATGGTAGACGTGCAGATCAACGAACCGAACCAGTCGAATTGGAAGCTATCAAACAAATTAAAGACAGCCTCGGGATCCCAGTGGTTGCCAACGGTGACATAAAGAGTTTGGCCGATATCAGAATGGTGAAGGAAGCAACAGGCGTCAATG GTGTGATGGTCGCACGTGGGCTCCTAGAGAACCCTGCTATGTTTGCTGGTTATGACTACACACCCTTGGAATGCATCAGAGATTGG GTTGACATTTCCATGTCCACAGGGACTCCATTCCAGACTTTCCATCACCACTTAATAGAAATGTTGCAGTGCAACCTGTCGTCTGCTGAGAGGCGGATATTCAATTCCTTGACTAGTACATCTGCTACAATAGACTATGTGGAGGAACATTTTGGAGCGTGA
- the LOC135486087 gene encoding gamma-interferon-inducible lysosomal thiol reductase-like isoform X2: MKFIAALLVAFVGASSACDFPPSLWCSSKEISKLCKVEDQCRDHLTLRDAAPLVNFGFYYESLCPFCKMFFKNNIGPAYNAIGNIMNITLVPYGNAEERKRGDKYVFTCQHGEQECVGNVIETCAIHLLKDIKVYFPFITCMEASSTDPKEAAKQCATKTKITQLNAIMKCADGPQGNQLEHQMAMKTDALQPAHQYVPWVTLNGVHTEKIQNEAEKNLLKLICDTYKGTKPAICKTEEPKKRCTKESWFFASLPSFGKRTHDVL; this comes from the exons ATGAAGTTCATCGCAGCATTGCTTGTAGCTTTTGTAGGGGCATCGTCTGCCTGTGATTTTCCTCCAAGTCTTTGGTGCAGCAGCAAAGAAATCTCTAAACTTTGCAAG GTTGAAGACCAATGTAGAGATCATCTGACTCTGAGAGATGCGGCCCCACTTGTCAACTTTGGCTTCTACTACGAGTCACTGTGTCCATTCTGcaagatgtttttcaaaaacaaCATTGGGCCAGCTTACAATGCCATTGgcaatatcatgaatattaCACTTGTACCATATGGCAACGCTGAG GAGAGGAAACGTGGTGATAAATATGTGTTTACTTGCCAGCATGGAGAACAGGAGTGTGTAGGGAATGTGATTGAG ACATGTGCCATACATCTACTCAAAGATATCAAGGTCTACTTCCCATTCATTACCTGTATGGAAGCTTCAAGTACTGATCCAAAAGAAGCTGCCAAACAG TGCGCTACCAAAACTAAGATCACCCAGTTGAATGCTATTATGAAGTGTGCTGACGGTCCTCAGGGCAATCAACTTGAGCACCAGATGGCTATGAAAACTGATGCTCTTCAACCTGCCCATCAGTATGTTCCGTGGGTTACATTGAACGGG GTACATacagaaaaaatacaaaatgaggCTGAGAAAAACCTCCTCAAGCTTATCTGTGATACTTATAAG GGTACAAAGCCAGCAATTTGTAAGACGGAAGAGCCAAAGAAAAGATGTACAAAAGAGTCATGGTTCTTCGCAAGTCTTCCATCTTTTGGAAAGCGGACACATGATGTTCTTTAA
- the LOC135487038 gene encoding N-acylglucosamine 2-epimerase-like: MAVVVDRLQEYFDQIRADLDRTVDFWMKHSHDKEHGGFLNCIGKTGELYDETKYCWLQGRQVWTYARLYNDIKRFRKPEILEEAVQGGKFLMSKVRDPSTYRCYFSLTRDGKPIKIQRTIFTECFYLMAMSELAIATKDDTYLNEAIKMRDKLFFWTDVDDTDIVGSRLPGDVPANTMGVHFMLLAVISQLMRHKKEEDLEFYQEKAIHCVGKLQLHIQRNGAVILENVSQDGDELPGCQGRLMIPGHAIEAGWFLLEYTDNFPNDSDENLVKTALQNFILNPFKTGWDKEHGGLFYMLDADGLSPTILEWNMKLWWPHNEAMIAFLMAYMKTKDQLYLEKFAQVFDYTYTHFVDEEHGEWFGYLNQQGDISMDFKGGPFKGCFHVPRCLMICEQLLQQITVNKQ, translated from the exons ATGGCTGTAGTAGTGGACCGTCTCCAGGAATATTTCGATCAGATCCGAGCCGACTTGGACAGGACTGTAGACTTCTGGATGAAACATTCGCATGACAAGGAACATGG CGGCTTCCTAAACTGCATTGGGAAGACGGGCGAGCTTTATGATGAGACCAAGTACTGCTGGCTTCAAGGACGTCAAGTTTGGACATACGCCAGGCTGTATAATGATATCAAGAGGTTTAGGAAACCAGAGATATTAGAAGAAGCAGTTCAAG GCGGGAAATTTCTGATGTCAAAAGTACGAGATCCCTCAACCTACCGTTGCTATTTCTCCCTAACTCGAGATGGCAAACCAATCAAGATTCAACGGACAATATTTACTGAGTGTTTCTACTTGATGGCCATGTCTGAGTTGGCTATAGCCACAAAGGATGACACATACTTA AATGAAGCTATAAAGATGAGAGACAAACTATTCTTCTGGACAGACGTTGATGACACCGATATTGTAGGCAGTCGACTACCTGGGGACGTCCCGGCCAATACGATGGGGGTTCACTTCATGTTGCTAGCAGTCATCAGCCAACTCATGAGGCACAAGAAAGAGGAAGATTTGGAATTCTACCAAGAAAAAGCCATTCACTGTGTTGGCAAGTTACAGCTACATATTCAG AGAAATGGCGCTGTTATCCTTGAGAACGTCTCCCAAGATGGAGACGAGTTGCCCGGCTGTCAAGGACGACTCATGATTCCAG GTCATGCAATAGAAGCAGGTTGGTTCCTCTTAGAATACACAGACAACTTTCCAAACGACAGTGATGAAAACTTAGTGAAAACAGCCCTACAaaatttcattctaaatccctTCAAAACTGGCTGGGATAAGGAACACGGTGGTCTCTTCTACATGTTGGATGCAGACGGGTTGTCCCCTACGATCCTTGAATGGAATATGAAGCTCTGGTGGCCTCACAACGAAGCCATGATCGCATTCCTTATGGCGTATATGAAGACCAAGGACCAGTTGTATTTGGAGAAGTTTGCCCAGGTGTTTGACTACACATATACACAT TTTGTAGATGAAGAACATGGTGAATGGTTTGGTTATCTTAATCAACAAGGAGACATCAGCATGGATTTCAAGGGAGGACCTTTCAAAG GATGTTTCCATGTCCCAAGATGCCTCATGATCTGTGAACAGCTGCTTCAACAGATCACTGTCAACAAACAGTAA
- the LOC135487039 gene encoding tRNA-dihydrouridine(20a/20b) synthase [NAD(P)+]-like isoform X3: protein MRLGFRTLVRKYGCDLAYTPMTICDSFIKSQKARDSEFTTNKTDRPLIVQFAARNAEELAEAAEIVVPFADGVGLNCGCPQKWAVSSGYGACLLKKPELLADMVRQVKSRVPDDFTMSVKIRLHSHLRTTVDMCQKAEHAGAAWVAVHGRRADQRTEPVELEAIKQIKDSLGIPVVANGDIKSLADIRMVKEATGVNGVMVARGLLENPAMFAGYDYTPLECIRDWVDISMSTGTPFQTFHHHLIEMLQCNLSSAERRIFNSLTSTSATIDYVEEHFGA, encoded by the exons ATGAG GCTGGGCTTCAGAACATTGGTCAGAAAGTATGGGTGTGACCTAGCCTACACACCTATGACAATCTGTGACTCGTTCATCAAATCACAGAAAGCCAGAGACAGCGAGTTCACCACCAACAAAACTGATCGTCCCTTGATTGTCCAGTTTGCAGCTCGGAATGCTGAAGAGTTGGCTGAAGCAGCAGAAATTGTTGTGCC ATTCGCTGATGGCGTTGGCCTGAACTGTGGCTGTCCCCAAAA ATGGGCGGTGTCTTCTGGTTATGGTGCTTGTTTGTTAAAGAAGCCCGAGCTCTTGGCTGACATGGTGCGACAAGTCAAGTCTCGCGTTCCAGATGACTTCACCATGTCTGTGAAGATCAGACTGCACTCGCACCTCAG GACCACTGTTGATATGTGTCAGAAAGCAGAGCACGCTGGTGCAGCATGGGTAGCTGTCCATGGTAGACGTGCAGATCAACGAACCGAACCAGTCGAATTGGAAGCTATCAAACAAATTAAAGACAGCCTCGGGATCCCAGTGGTTGCCAACGGTGACATAAAGAGTTTGGCCGATATCAGAATGGTGAAGGAAGCAACAGGCGTCAATG GTGTGATGGTCGCACGTGGGCTCCTAGAGAACCCTGCTATGTTTGCTGGTTATGACTACACACCCTTGGAATGCATCAGAGATTGG GTTGACATTTCCATGTCCACAGGGACTCCATTCCAGACTTTCCATCACCACTTAATAGAAATGTTGCAGTGCAACCTGTCGTCTGCTGAGAGGCGGATATTCAATTCCTTGACTAGTACATCTGCTACAATAGACTATGTGGAGGAACATTTTGGAGCGTGA
- the LOC135487039 gene encoding tRNA-dihydrouridine(20a/20b) synthase [NAD(P)+]-like isoform X2, giving the protein MAEDDCNRLGFRTLVRKYGCDLAYTPMTICDSFIKSQKARDSEFTTNKTDRPLIVQFAARNAEELAEAAEIVVPFADGVGLNCGCPQKWAVSSGYGACLLKKPELLADMVRQVKSRVPDDFTMSVKIRLHSHLRTTVDMCQKAEHAGAAWVAVHGRRADQRTEPVELEAIKQIKDSLGIPVVANGDIKSLADIRMVKEATGVNGVMVARGLLENPAMFAGYDYTPLECIRDWVDISMSTGTPFQTFHHHLIEMLQCNLSSAERRIFNSLTSTSATIDYVEEHFGA; this is encoded by the exons ATGGCAGAAGATGATTGTAATAG GCTGGGCTTCAGAACATTGGTCAGAAAGTATGGGTGTGACCTAGCCTACACACCTATGACAATCTGTGACTCGTTCATCAAATCACAGAAAGCCAGAGACAGCGAGTTCACCACCAACAAAACTGATCGTCCCTTGATTGTCCAGTTTGCAGCTCGGAATGCTGAAGAGTTGGCTGAAGCAGCAGAAATTGTTGTGCC ATTCGCTGATGGCGTTGGCCTGAACTGTGGCTGTCCCCAAAA ATGGGCGGTGTCTTCTGGTTATGGTGCTTGTTTGTTAAAGAAGCCCGAGCTCTTGGCTGACATGGTGCGACAAGTCAAGTCTCGCGTTCCAGATGACTTCACCATGTCTGTGAAGATCAGACTGCACTCGCACCTCAG GACCACTGTTGATATGTGTCAGAAAGCAGAGCACGCTGGTGCAGCATGGGTAGCTGTCCATGGTAGACGTGCAGATCAACGAACCGAACCAGTCGAATTGGAAGCTATCAAACAAATTAAAGACAGCCTCGGGATCCCAGTGGTTGCCAACGGTGACATAAAGAGTTTGGCCGATATCAGAATGGTGAAGGAAGCAACAGGCGTCAATG GTGTGATGGTCGCACGTGGGCTCCTAGAGAACCCTGCTATGTTTGCTGGTTATGACTACACACCCTTGGAATGCATCAGAGATTGG GTTGACATTTCCATGTCCACAGGGACTCCATTCCAGACTTTCCATCACCACTTAATAGAAATGTTGCAGTGCAACCTGTCGTCTGCTGAGAGGCGGATATTCAATTCCTTGACTAGTACATCTGCTACAATAGACTATGTGGAGGAACATTTTGGAGCGTGA
- the LOC135486087 gene encoding gamma-interferon-inducible lysosomal thiol reductase-like isoform X1 gives MKFIAALLVAFVGASSACDFPPSLWCSSKEISKLCKVEEHCREHLASSGLTNAAPVNFALYYESLCPDCKLFFQHQLTETFHTLGSIMNLTLIPYGNAEERKRGDKYVFTCQHGEQECVGNVIETCAIHLLKDIKVYFPFITCMEASSTDPKEAAKQCATKTKITQLNAIMKCADGPQGNQLEHQMAMKTDALQPAHQYVPWVTLNGVHTEKIQNEAEKNLLKLICDTYKGTKPAICKTEEPKKRCTKESWFFASLPSFGKRTHDVL, from the exons ATGAAGTTCATCGCAGCATTGCTTGTAGCTTTTGTAGGGGCATCGTCTGCCTGTGATTTTCCTCCAAGTCTTTGGTGCAGCAGCAAAGAAATCTCTAAACTTTGCAAG GTTGAAGAGCATTGTAGGGAACACTTGGCCTCATCAGGATTGACCAATGCCGCCCCTGTCAACTTTGCCTTGTATTATGAATCGCTGTGCCCAGACTGTAAGCTCTTCTTCCAACACCAACTCACTGAGACGTTCCACACACTTGGCAGTATCATGAACCTGACCCTCATTCCGTATGGTAATGCAGAG GAGAGGAAACGTGGTGATAAATATGTGTTTACTTGCCAGCATGGAGAACAGGAGTGTGTAGGGAATGTGATTGAG ACATGTGCCATACATCTACTCAAAGATATCAAGGTCTACTTCCCATTCATTACCTGTATGGAAGCTTCAAGTACTGATCCAAAAGAAGCTGCCAAACAG TGCGCTACCAAAACTAAGATCACCCAGTTGAATGCTATTATGAAGTGTGCTGACGGTCCTCAGGGCAATCAACTTGAGCACCAGATGGCTATGAAAACTGATGCTCTTCAACCTGCCCATCAGTATGTTCCGTGGGTTACATTGAACGGG GTACATacagaaaaaatacaaaatgaggCTGAGAAAAACCTCCTCAAGCTTATCTGTGATACTTATAAG GGTACAAAGCCAGCAATTTGTAAGACGGAAGAGCCAAAGAAAAGATGTACAAAAGAGTCATGGTTCTTCGCAAGTCTTCCATCTTTTGGAAAGCGGACACATGATGTTCTTTAA